A genomic stretch from Rhabdothermincola salaria includes:
- a CDS encoding sigma-70 family RNA polymerase sigma factor, producing the protein MVDDEAGFEALYRREYEPMVRVAFLLLDADTLAEEAVHDAFAKVYERWEKIDDHGAYLRRCVVNRCRDLQRRRKLERRHRLEGGAAYDELGARELTDALAALPHRQRAAIVLRYYEGLSEADIAAALDMAPGTVKSTVSRGLAQLREVVER; encoded by the coding sequence GTGGTCGACGACGAGGCGGGGTTCGAGGCGCTGTACCGGCGCGAGTACGAACCCATGGTGCGCGTGGCGTTCCTGTTGCTCGACGCCGACACCCTGGCCGAAGAAGCCGTCCACGACGCCTTCGCCAAGGTCTACGAACGCTGGGAGAAGATCGACGACCACGGTGCCTACCTGCGGCGCTGCGTCGTCAACCGGTGCCGTGACCTGCAACGGCGACGCAAGCTCGAACGCCGGCACCGCCTCGAGGGGGGTGCCGCCTACGACGAGCTCGGCGCCCGCGAGCTCACCGACGCTCTGGCGGCCCTGCCCCACAGGCAACGGGCCGCCATCGTGCTGCGCTACTACGAGGGGCTCAGCGAGGCCGACATCGCCGCCGCCCTCGACATGGCCCCCGGCACGGTGAAGTCGACGGTCAGCCGGGGGCTGGCCCAGCTGCGCGAGGTGGTGGAGCGATGA
- a CDS encoding CsbD family protein, which translates to MANMDEAKGRAKEAAGDITDDDDLKREGKADKATGKVKDAVDSVKNKLTGK; encoded by the coding sequence ATGGCGAACATGGACGAAGCGAAGGGCCGGGCCAAGGAAGCGGCCGGCGACATCACCGACGACGACGACCTCAAGCGTGAGGGCAAGGCCGACAAGGCCACCGGCAAGGTCAAGGACGCGGTGGACTCCGTCAAGAACAAGCTCACCGGCAAGTAG
- the purU gene encoding formyltetrahydrofolate deformylase, translating to MPAEPAKRPQPSVLTVRCADQPGIVAAVANLIAEAGGNIANADQHTDRASSVFLQRIEIDGPIDWGRFDAGLADAARRMGIEWELHRPGTPTRVAVACSGELYCAADLLNRVELGELDAEVVAVVSDKTPARALAERHGVAFRSVEGGLSGEERVAQEAAFAATLEELQPDLVVLARYMRILPEAITEAWTGRMINIHHSFLPAFAGARPYHRAHDRGVKIIGATAHYVTAELDAGPIIAQRVATVTHRDEVEDLVRKGRDVERQTLADAVRLHLEQRVLVWDNRTCVFA from the coding sequence GTGCCTGCCGAACCCGCCAAACGACCCCAGCCCAGCGTGCTCACGGTGCGCTGCGCCGACCAACCGGGCATCGTCGCCGCGGTCGCCAACCTCATCGCCGAGGCGGGCGGCAACATCGCCAACGCCGACCAGCACACCGACCGGGCCTCCAGCGTCTTCCTGCAGCGCATCGAGATCGACGGGCCCATCGACTGGGGTCGCTTCGACGCCGGACTGGCCGACGCCGCCCGGCGGATGGGCATCGAGTGGGAGCTGCACCGTCCCGGCACGCCGACGAGGGTGGCGGTGGCCTGCTCGGGTGAGCTCTACTGCGCCGCCGATCTGCTCAACCGGGTCGAGTTGGGCGAGCTCGACGCCGAGGTGGTCGCCGTCGTCTCCGACAAGACGCCGGCGCGGGCCCTGGCCGAACGCCACGGTGTCGCCTTCCGCTCGGTCGAGGGCGGCCTGTCGGGCGAGGAGCGGGTCGCCCAGGAAGCCGCCTTCGCCGCCACCCTCGAGGAGCTGCAGCCCGACCTCGTGGTGCTGGCGCGCTACATGCGGATCCTCCCCGAGGCCATCACCGAGGCCTGGACGGGCCGGATGATCAACATCCACCACTCCTTCCTCCCCGCCTTCGCCGGCGCCCGGCCCTACCACCGGGCCCACGATCGGGGCGTCAAGATCATCGGCGCCACCGCCCACTACGTGACCGCCGAGCTCGATGCCGGGCCCATCATCGCCCAGCGGGTGGCCACGGTGACCCACCGCGACGAGGTCGAGGACCTGGTGCGCAAGGGCCGCGACGTCGAACGTCAGACCTTGGCCGACGCCGTGCGCCTCCACCTCGAGCAGCGCGTGCTCGTGTGGGACAACCGCACCTGCGTCTTCGCCTGA
- a CDS encoding methanogen output domain 1-containing protein: MEWFLDTRVAGSGSDLRHQVMDYLQRHGDPADDFAGAEITISELLSNVERHTEGVAWVSLTWSGTNPLLSVQDLGPGFDLQAALPEDHLSVGGRGLFLADRLSRGLAVRRRSHRGSHVSATLPVNRPTAADLDPPRHRIDALPAPDEARPDGGFGREPFLRALVVQLAASVEEQRGPDAAEAAVAQVGIDVGGSMENEYRAAAEVVGHLSAQQLAECYVRLKHAIDGAFYVIEVSDDRIVLGNDRCPFGDVVTRAPSLCRMTSSVFGGIAAANRDDGAAVLLEERIAVGDPGCRVVIDLAPGSHAPNPAAHHYRSPAAGTPVAEPSR; encoded by the coding sequence ATGGAGTGGTTCCTCGACACCCGGGTCGCCGGCTCCGGCTCCGATCTCCGCCACCAGGTCATGGACTACCTGCAACGCCACGGCGACCCCGCCGACGACTTCGCCGGGGCGGAGATCACCATCTCCGAGCTGCTCTCCAACGTCGAGCGCCACACCGAAGGCGTGGCCTGGGTGTCGCTCACCTGGAGCGGCACCAACCCGCTGCTCTCCGTCCAGGACCTGGGCCCCGGCTTCGACCTGCAGGCGGCCCTCCCCGAAGACCACCTCTCGGTGGGTGGCCGCGGGCTGTTCCTGGCCGATCGGTTGTCCCGGGGCCTGGCGGTGCGTCGCCGCAGCCACCGCGGCTCCCACGTGAGCGCCACCCTGCCCGTCAACCGGCCCACCGCCGCGGACCTCGATCCCCCCCGCCACCGCATCGACGCCCTGCCCGCTCCCGACGAGGCCCGTCCCGATGGCGGCTTCGGCCGCGAGCCCTTCCTACGCGCCCTCGTCGTCCAGCTGGCGGCATCGGTGGAGGAACAGCGGGGTCCGGACGCGGCCGAGGCGGCGGTGGCCCAGGTCGGCATCGACGTCGGGGGCAGCATGGAGAACGAGTACCGGGCGGCGGCCGAGGTGGTCGGCCACCTCTCGGCTCAGCAGCTCGCCGAGTGCTACGTCCGCCTCAAGCACGCGATCGACGGTGCCTTCTACGTGATCGAGGTCAGCGACGACCGCATCGTGCTCGGCAACGACCGCTGCCCGTTCGGCGACGTCGTGACCCGGGCACCGTCGCTGTGCCGCATGACGTCGAGCGTGTTCGGTGGGATCGCGGCGGCCAACCGCGACGATGGCGCGGCGGTGCTGCTCGAGGAGCGCATCGCCGTCGGCGACCCGGGATGTCGGGTCGTCATCGACCTGGCTCCCGGCTCCCACGCCCCGAACCCGGCGGCCCACCACTACCGCAGCCCCGCCGCGGGCACACCGGTCGCCGAGCCGTCGCGCTGA
- a CDS encoding SDR family NAD(P)-dependent oxidoreductase, translating to MGQFDGKVVLVTGAASGIGRASVRLFAGEGAQVVAADIDLDGAEQTAELVRAAGGDALAVPVDVADSAAVAEMVARTVETYGRLDVAHNNAGIMGAGADVADMDDDVWQRGIDVMLSGVFYCMKHEIPHLEAAGGGAIVNTSSGAGLIGFPGQANYVAAKHGVIGLTRSVALEVIGKGIRVNAICPGTARSRMVDEWMQGSAEAEAEIAGLHPIGRIAEPEEIAQAAVWLASPAASFVVGVALPVDGGYTVP from the coding sequence ATGGGGCAGTTCGACGGCAAAGTGGTCCTCGTCACGGGGGCCGCGTCAGGCATCGGACGAGCCTCGGTGCGGCTCTTCGCCGGTGAGGGTGCCCAGGTCGTGGCAGCCGACATCGACCTCGACGGGGCCGAGCAGACTGCCGAGCTCGTGCGCGCGGCCGGGGGTGATGCGCTGGCCGTGCCGGTCGACGTGGCCGACAGCGCGGCGGTGGCCGAGATGGTGGCGCGCACCGTGGAGACCTACGGGCGTCTGGACGTGGCCCACAACAACGCCGGCATCATGGGCGCCGGCGCCGACGTCGCCGACATGGACGACGACGTGTGGCAGCGGGGCATCGACGTCATGCTCAGCGGCGTCTTCTACTGCATGAAGCACGAGATCCCGCACCTCGAGGCCGCCGGCGGCGGTGCCATCGTGAACACCTCGTCAGGAGCCGGCCTCATCGGTTTCCCCGGCCAGGCCAACTACGTGGCGGCCAAGCACGGGGTCATCGGCCTCACCCGGTCGGTGGCCCTCGAGGTCATCGGCAAGGGCATCCGCGTCAACGCCATCTGTCCGGGCACCGCCCGCTCCCGCATGGTCGACGAGTGGATGCAGGGCAGCGCCGAGGCCGAGGCCGAGATCGCCGGCCTGCACCCCATCGGGCGCATCGCCGAGCCCGAGGAGATCGCCCAGGCCGCCGTCTGGCTGGCCTCCCCCGCCGCCTCGTTCGTGGTGGGCGTGGCCCTGCCCGTCGACGGCGGCTACACGGTCCCCTGA
- a CDS encoding amidohydrolase family protein yields MTSESQQIREQLDHPIIDADGHVQEYLPAAMPYLREALGPKKFEEYRAQTSQHDSIIGGHDWERRQRTRTPQSAWWGTPGNTRDLATAAIPGLLHERMDEFGIDYSILFPSKALGIAGHDDDEMRNGLCRGFNDFLFDTYRPYADRLTAGAVIPMHTPDEALVELDRCAANGVKVVSFPEGVLRPIEEPGAASPWLLPGQTHWFDTFGLDSAHDYDPVWAKCVEHGFAVTFHGGLGDLAPFTFTSISSYVYNHIGFFAERMNRLCKSLFMGGVTNRFPTLNIAFLECGVGWASSLLIDFIEHWEKRNLEALEGNLDPALVDLDEFERLMTSYGADLLVKAGDVDVKATLRDMIAVGVEPPHRDEFRFMGIEKKSDIRDKFVPRFFFGCEADDRAIAFAFSEANAFGARLQPIFSSDLAHWDVEDMAGVVDEAHGLVRKGLLTDADFADFTFHNPVKLFTQGNPGFFDGTVVESAARKAIESGAVSTA; encoded by the coding sequence GTGACCTCGGAATCGCAGCAGATCCGCGAGCAGCTCGACCACCCGATCATCGATGCGGACGGCCACGTGCAGGAGTATCTGCCGGCCGCCATGCCCTACCTGCGCGAGGCGCTGGGGCCGAAGAAGTTCGAGGAGTACCGGGCCCAGACCAGCCAGCACGACAGCATCATCGGTGGCCACGACTGGGAGCGCCGTCAGCGCACCCGCACACCGCAGAGCGCCTGGTGGGGCACGCCGGGCAACACCCGCGACCTCGCCACGGCCGCCATCCCGGGCCTGCTGCACGAGCGCATGGACGAGTTCGGCATCGACTACTCGATCCTCTTCCCGTCCAAGGCCCTCGGCATCGCCGGCCACGACGACGACGAGATGCGCAACGGCCTGTGCCGGGGGTTCAACGACTTCCTCTTCGACACCTACCGGCCCTACGCCGACCGGCTCACCGCCGGTGCGGTGATCCCGATGCACACGCCCGACGAGGCGTTGGTCGAGCTCGACCGTTGCGCGGCCAACGGCGTCAAGGTGGTGAGCTTCCCCGAGGGGGTGCTGCGGCCCATCGAGGAGCCGGGAGCGGCCTCGCCGTGGTTGCTGCCCGGCCAGACCCACTGGTTCGACACGTTCGGCCTCGACAGCGCCCACGACTACGACCCGGTGTGGGCCAAGTGCGTGGAGCACGGGTTCGCGGTCACCTTCCACGGCGGTCTGGGCGACCTCGCTCCCTTCACGTTCACCTCGATCAGCAGCTACGTCTACAACCACATCGGGTTCTTCGCCGAGCGCATGAACCGGCTCTGCAAGAGCCTCTTCATGGGTGGTGTCACCAACCGCTTCCCGACCCTCAACATCGCCTTCCTCGAGTGCGGCGTGGGGTGGGCGTCCAGCTTGCTCATCGACTTCATCGAGCACTGGGAGAAGCGCAACCTCGAAGCGCTCGAAGGCAACCTCGACCCGGCCCTGGTCGACCTCGACGAGTTCGAGCGGCTCATGACCTCCTACGGCGCCGACCTGCTGGTCAAGGCGGGCGACGTCGACGTGAAGGCCACCCTGCGCGACATGATCGCGGTCGGGGTCGAGCCGCCCCACCGTGACGAGTTCCGCTTCATGGGCATCGAGAAGAAGTCCGACATCCGCGACAAGTTCGTGCCCCGGTTCTTCTTCGGCTGCGAGGCCGACGACCGGGCCATCGCCTTCGCCTTCTCCGAGGCCAACGCCTTCGGCGCCCGCCTCCAGCCCATCTTCAGCTCGGACCTGGCCCACTGGGACGTCGAGGACATGGCCGGCGTGGTCGACGAGGCGCACGGCCTCGTGCGCAAGGGGTTGCTCACCGACGCCGACTTCGCCGACTTCACGTTCCACAACCCGGTGAAGCTCTTCACCCAGGGCAACCCGGGGTTCTTCGACGGCACCGTCGTCGAGTCGGCCGCCCGCAAGGCCATCGAGTCGGGAGCGGTCTCCACCGCCTGA